A DNA window from Actinomadura luzonensis contains the following coding sequences:
- a CDS encoding DUF6297 family protein, whose product MTSLDRYVTGFCLLMFAAVAGQPVSELVTGLAAHADPGRMGAGAALLALGLAGFLAAARAAGPVLVSGPDASWLLLSPLDRRQVLGRTVRALLMVAVAAGLVLGLGLLAVLGAPDQLVWRLLGALAAGVAASVGAMALAVLSRVSQSWQACLTVAVVALLVLAVAAVAGQARTVLAVAAGAPLGAMAAAAAGAVAAAALLAGRAWAALGRVPAREVVAASTRGGHVASAAMGVDPGTFTWIAEDNHWRARKLRSRRWPSMPAPLALAWQDWRRLARRPGRLAFTLATAVLPAVLAGAGAAPGPLAVAVLGGGLAVAASAATGARRDADNPALARLIGVGHRPALAARALLPALLSAVWTTAALVALTTLPTPAGAAGQTIGSPAAQTTSSPAVGRTTGSSGGQMIGSSAAGRTIGSPAVAASSAMSGTTGSADPGVGGPVGAARPGVGGLGRDAGPGVGGLGRAAGPAVSGPGGAAGPGSGRVVGGLVDGVGSGVGGASVSGLWWLFGVAVAPALAAGALRMARRRPVDHSLPVIETGAGAVPLGPVLWAVAGVDLALAGCLPALLALTSAPSHPAGYLVAQAVLGAGVLAAYVLRAGKKAGQGL is encoded by the coding sequence GTGACCTCCCTGGATCGGTATGTCACTGGTTTCTGCCTGCTGATGTTCGCCGCCGTCGCCGGGCAGCCGGTCTCGGAGCTGGTGACCGGGCTGGCGGCGCACGCTGACCCGGGACGGATGGGGGCGGGGGCGGCGCTGCTCGCGCTCGGGCTGGCCGGGTTCCTGGCCGCCGCGCGGGCCGCGGGGCCGGTGCTCGTGTCGGGGCCGGACGCGTCCTGGCTGCTGCTGTCGCCGCTCGACCGCCGGCAGGTGCTCGGGCGTACCGTGCGGGCGCTGCTGATGGTCGCCGTGGCCGCCGGGCTGGTGCTCGGGCTGGGGCTGCTGGCCGTGCTGGGCGCGCCCGACCAGCTCGTGTGGCGGCTGCTCGGCGCGTTGGCGGCCGGGGTGGCGGCGAGCGTGGGGGCGATGGCGCTGGCGGTGTTGTCCCGGGTCTCCCAGTCGTGGCAGGCGTGCCTGACGGTGGCGGTGGTCGCGCTGCTCGTGCTGGCCGTGGCGGCGGTCGCCGGGCAGGCCCGTACGGTGCTCGCCGTCGCCGCGGGCGCTCCCCTGGGGGCGATGGCGGCAGCGGCGGCGGGCGCGGTGGCGGCGGCGGCGCTGCTGGCCGGACGGGCGTGGGCGGCGTTGGGCAGGGTACCGGCCCGCGAGGTCGTCGCCGCCTCGACCAGGGGCGGGCACGTGGCGAGCGCCGCCATGGGGGTCGATCCCGGGACGTTCACCTGGATCGCCGAGGACAACCACTGGCGGGCCAGGAAGCTGCGGTCGCGGAGGTGGCCGTCGATGCCCGCGCCCCTCGCGCTCGCTTGGCAGGACTGGCGGCGACTGGCCCGGCGGCCGGGACGGCTGGCGTTCACGCTGGCCACCGCCGTGCTGCCGGCCGTCCTCGCGGGGGCGGGCGCGGCGCCCGGGCCGCTGGCGGTGGCGGTGCTTGGGGGCGGGCTGGCGGTGGCGGCGTCCGCGGCGACCGGCGCGCGGCGCGACGCCGACAACCCGGCCCTCGCCCGGCTCATCGGCGTCGGCCACCGGCCGGCGCTGGCCGCTCGCGCGCTCCTGCCCGCCCTGCTCAGCGCCGTCTGGACGACCGCGGCGCTGGTGGCCCTGACGACCCTGCCCACCCCTGCGGGCGCGGCGGGCCAGACGATCGGCAGCCCGGCGGCCCAGACGACCAGCAGCCCGGCAGTTGGTCGGACGACCGGCAGCTCGGGGGGCCAGATGATCGGCAGTTCCGCAGCTGGTCGGACGATCGGCAGCCCGGCGGTCGCGGCGAGTTCGGCCATGAGCGGCACCACGGGTTCCGCGGATCCAGGCGTGGGCGGCCCCGTGGGTGCCGCCCGTCCGGGCGTGGGTGGCCTCGGGCGTGACGCCGGTCCCGGCGTGGGTGGCCTCGGGCGTGCCGCCGGTCCCGCCGTGAGCGGCCCCGGGGGTGCCGCCGGTCCGGGCAGCGGTCGTGTTGTGGGTGGTCTCGTGGATGGCGTCGGTTCGGGCGTCGGCGGTGCTTCCGTGTCTGGTCTGTGGTGGTTGTTCGGGGTGGCGGTGGCGCCGGCGCTGGCGGCCGGGGCGTTGCGGATGGCGCGGAGGCGGCCGGTCGACCATTCGTTGCCCGTCATCGAGACCGGGGCGGGGGCCGTTCCGCTCGGGCCGGTGCTCTGGGCGGTCGCCGGTGTGGATCTGGCGCTGGCCGGGTGCCTGCCGGCGCTCCTCGCGCTGACGTCGGCGCCCTCGCATCCGGCCGGCTACCTGGTGGCGCAGGCGGTGCTGGGTGCCGGGGTGCTCGCGGCCTACGTCCTGCGGGCCGGGAAGAAGGCCGGCCAGGGGCTTTAG
- a CDS encoding ABC transporter ATP-binding protein, whose translation MRASDSNLSDPSGGSDGSVIEVEDLTVELGGNPVLRGLGLTVARGEIVAVVGPNGCGKSTLLRCLAGLQPASGGEVRVFGGPPVDDAAFWRRVALLGDEPAWYPGLTAREHLELMAAVHPRPRMDVELALEVFALVERGDAAPLNLSTGQRQRLSLAATLLRPSALLLLDEPERGLDAGFRRRLAELLEAYREEGGTVVMATHDEGLAAHGRQVSPTSAGVTA comes from the coding sequence GTGCGTGCCAGTGACAGCAACCTCAGCGACCCCAGCGGCGGCAGCGACGGCAGCGTCATCGAGGTCGAGGACCTCACGGTCGAGCTGGGCGGCAACCCCGTGTTGCGCGGGCTCGGCCTGACCGTCGCCCGCGGCGAGATCGTGGCGGTGGTCGGGCCGAACGGATGCGGCAAGTCCACGTTGCTCCGCTGCCTGGCCGGGCTGCAGCCGGCCTCGGGCGGTGAGGTGCGGGTGTTCGGCGGGCCGCCGGTGGACGACGCGGCCTTCTGGCGGCGGGTCGCGCTGCTCGGCGACGAACCCGCCTGGTACCCGGGGCTCACGGCGCGCGAGCACCTGGAGCTGATGGCGGCCGTGCACCCGCGGCCCCGGATGGACGTAGAGCTGGCGTTGGAGGTGTTCGCGCTGGTGGAACGGGGTGACGCGGCACCGCTCAACCTGTCCACCGGGCAGCGTCAGCGCCTGTCGCTGGCCGCGACGCTGCTGAGGCCGAGCGCCTTGCTGCTGCTGGACGAGCCGGAACGCGGGCTGGACGCCGGCTTCCGGCGACGCCTCGCGGAGTTGCTGGAGGCGTACCGGGAGGAGGGCGGCACGGTGGTCATGGCCACGCACGACGAGGGCCTGGCCGCGCACGGCCGCCAGGTCTCGCCGACATCGGCGGGGGTCACCGCATGA
- a CDS encoding response regulator transcription factor, translating to MTRVVVADDQAVVREGLVLLLGLLPGIEVVGSAADGEAALRLVERERPDVVLMDLRMPRMDGVEATRSIRAAYPGTQVVVLTTYSDDESVFAALRAGARGYLTKDADSDEIARAIATVVRGDAQLDPTVQRRLLDAMPPSATAPSPPLPPADERPSRRRHDPAPASADPGNLAAGPRAAEAAGGADVEPDQERADRAREGERGGEQDRGPGPESGAGLPDGLTRREGEVLRLIADGLSNAEIAARLYISEATVKTHINNLFAKARLRDRAQAVTYAYRHGLARPS from the coding sequence GTGACGAGAGTGGTCGTGGCGGACGACCAGGCCGTCGTGCGCGAGGGGCTGGTGCTGCTGCTCGGGCTGCTGCCCGGCATCGAGGTGGTCGGGTCGGCGGCCGACGGCGAGGCGGCGCTGCGCCTGGTCGAGCGGGAACGGCCGGACGTCGTGCTCATGGACCTGCGGATGCCGCGCATGGACGGTGTGGAGGCGACCCGCAGCATCCGGGCCGCGTACCCGGGCACGCAGGTCGTGGTGCTCACCACCTACTCCGACGACGAGTCGGTCTTCGCGGCGCTGCGGGCGGGCGCGCGCGGCTATCTGACGAAGGACGCCGACTCCGACGAGATCGCCAGGGCGATCGCGACCGTGGTGCGGGGGGACGCGCAGCTCGACCCGACCGTGCAACGCCGCCTCCTGGACGCCATGCCGCCCTCCGCCACCGCCCCCAGCCCTCCGCTCCCGCCCGCTGACGAGCGTCCTTCTCGCCGTCGCCACGATCCCGCTCCCGCTTCCGCCGACCCAGGGAATCTCGCCGCTGGGCCCCGGGCGGCCGAGGCCGCCGGTGGGGCGGACGTCGAGCCGGACCAGGAGCGGGCCGACCGGGCGCGCGAAGGGGAGCGCGGCGGTGAGCAGGACCGCGGGCCCGGCCCGGAGAGCGGTGCGGGGCTGCCCGACGGGTTGACCCGGCGCGAGGGCGAGGTGCTGCGGCTCATCGCGGACGGCCTGTCGAACGCCGAGATCGCCGCCCGCCTCTACATCAGCGAGGCGACCGTCAAGACGCACATCAACAACCTGTTCGCCAAGGCGCGCCTGCGGGACCGCGCCCAGGCCGTCACGTACGCGTATCGACATGGCCTCGCCCGCCCGAGTTGA
- a CDS encoding sensor histidine kinase, translating to MRAPSGIAPVVLRVGAIVLLVVSQARTTPAPGLSGLPLAVTLLTATLVLSLLVALLEPAWHTHRAARHRLATPSDLPPLPNPAPRSPAPGEAARAGGSVPAESAERAVFGVPVTVIALGVAVVSAAALNAVTRSSTAAVIGLFLCVITAVTRHPLKHSLPVGVLAVTGLLVADLLAGAFPHDLTLVLTVCLIFFVSYAAKQRSATRAAEAREAVLAERARIAREIHDILAHSLSAQLVHLEGAKLLLRAERTDEALDRVTRARDLARTGLEEARRAVAALREDPPALPAALRALAEEFESAAHQPCTLRVAGPERRLAPQTELALLRTAQEALTNVRRHAPGCPVTVELTFGPSWCDLRVTNPVPAEKGPPGGGYGLMGMRERAELLGGALSAEEWDGGFHVSLKVPAARAGEVGG from the coding sequence ATGCGCGCGCCCTCCGGGATCGCCCCTGTCGTGCTCCGCGTGGGGGCGATCGTGCTGCTCGTGGTCTCCCAGGCGCGAACGACCCCCGCCCCCGGGCTCTCCGGCCTGCCCCTGGCCGTGACCCTCCTGACCGCCACCCTGGTCCTCTCCCTGCTGGTCGCCCTTCTCGAACCCGCCTGGCACACCCACCGCGCCGCCCGCCACCGCCTGGCCACCCCCTCCGACCTTCCCCCGCTCCCGAATCCCGCGCCGCGTTCCCCGGCCCCTGGAGAGGCCGCCCGGGCCGGGGGTTCCGTCCCCGCTGAGAGTGCGGAGCGGGCGGTGTTCGGGGTGCCGGTGACGGTGATCGCGCTCGGGGTCGCGGTCGTCTCCGCCGCCGCGCTCAACGCCGTGACCCGGAGCAGCACGGCGGCCGTCATCGGGTTGTTCCTCTGCGTGATCACGGCGGTGACCCGCCACCCGCTGAAGCACTCGCTGCCGGTCGGTGTGCTCGCCGTGACGGGCCTGCTCGTCGCCGACCTGCTCGCCGGCGCCTTCCCGCACGACCTCACCCTCGTCCTCACCGTCTGCCTGATCTTCTTCGTCTCGTACGCCGCCAAGCAGCGCTCCGCCACCAGGGCCGCCGAGGCGCGTGAGGCCGTGCTCGCCGAGCGCGCGAGGATCGCCAGGGAGATCCACGACATCCTCGCCCACTCCCTGTCGGCCCAGCTCGTCCACCTGGAGGGCGCCAAGCTGCTGCTGCGCGCCGAGCGCACCGACGAGGCCCTCGACCGGGTCACCCGCGCCCGCGACCTGGCCAGGACGGGCCTGGAGGAGGCCAGGCGGGCGGTCGCGGCATTGCGCGAGGACCCACCCGCGCTGCCGGCGGCCCTCCGGGCCCTCGCCGAGGAGTTCGAGAGCGCCGCGCACCAGCCGTGCACGCTGCGCGTCGCGGGGCCGGAGCGCCGCCTCGCGCCGCAGACGGAGCTCGCGCTGCTCCGCACCGCCCAGGAGGCGCTCACGAACGTCCGCCGCCACGCGCCCGGCTGCCCCGTCACGGTCGAGCTCACCTTCGGCCCGTCGTGGTGCGACCTCCGCGTCACGAACCCCGTCCCCGCCGAGAAGGGGCCGCCGGGCGGCGGGTACGGTCTGATGGGCATGCGCGAGCGCGCCGAGCTGCTGGGCGGCGCCCTGTCGGCGGAGGAGTGGGACGGCGGCTTCCACGTGAGTCTGAAGGTGCCCGCAGCACGGGCCGGCGAGGTGGGCGGGTGA
- a CDS encoding MOSC domain-containing protein has translation MRILSVNMGRSVAAEWAGQLGRTAIDKRPVQHRVPVGVNGLSGDERADQKHHGSFEQAVYAYAREDYDWWEDQLGRELRDGRFGENLTTLGLDVNGAFIGERWRIGSAVLEVTGPRVPCVVFRNWMDEPGWVKRFTEAARPGAYLRVIEIGELGAGDEVAIVARPEQGVTVADWFRARHGNEDALRRILAVPGHDARWDEMAERVLVAGPPSGTDEQAVTPTA, from the coding sequence GTGCGCATTCTCTCCGTGAACATGGGCAGGTCGGTCGCGGCCGAGTGGGCGGGACAGCTGGGACGGACCGCGATCGACAAGCGGCCGGTCCAGCACCGGGTGCCGGTCGGCGTCAACGGGCTGTCCGGCGACGAGCGGGCCGACCAGAAGCACCACGGCTCCTTCGAGCAGGCCGTGTACGCCTACGCCCGCGAGGACTACGACTGGTGGGAGGACCAGCTCGGCCGGGAGCTGCGCGACGGCCGGTTCGGCGAGAACCTCACCACCCTCGGCCTCGACGTCAACGGGGCCTTCATCGGCGAGCGGTGGCGGATCGGCAGTGCCGTCCTGGAGGTGACCGGGCCCCGGGTGCCGTGCGTGGTGTTCCGCAACTGGATGGACGAGCCGGGATGGGTCAAGCGGTTCACGGAGGCGGCGCGGCCCGGCGCGTACCTGCGGGTGATCGAAATCGGCGAGCTGGGGGCGGGGGACGAGGTCGCCATCGTCGCGCGGCCCGAGCAAGGGGTGACGGTGGCCGACTGGTTCCGGGCCCGGCACGGGAACGAGGACGCGTTGCGTCGCATCCTGGCCGTGCCGGGACACGACGCCCGGTGGGACGAAATGGCGGAGAGGGTGCTGGTGGCCGGGCCACCGAGCGGGACGGACGAGCAGGCGGTGACCCCGACCGCGTGA
- a CDS encoding IS5 family transposase produces MSERKPYATDLSDERWALIEPVITAWKAAHPSVSGHQGRYEMREIVNALLYQSRTGCQWNMLPHDLPPRSAVMYYYTAWRKDGTDQAIHDLLRFQVREKAGRLADPSLVVLDTQSVRAAAGVPKSTTGRDAAKKVPGRKRELATDVLGLVIAVVVAAASMHDNAIGNALLDRVTAATTPGSVRTALVDQGFKSSVVAHGATRGIDVQIVERNPAEAGFVPQPSDGWWSRPTARCPCTAAWYATTNTIRPAPNRACTGR; encoded by the coding sequence GTGAGTGAACGCAAGCCCTACGCCACGGACTTATCCGATGAGCGGTGGGCGTTGATCGAGCCGGTGATCACGGCGTGGAAGGCCGCGCACCCCTCGGTCAGCGGTCACCAGGGCAGATATGAGATGCGGGAGATCGTTAACGCGCTGCTGTACCAGAGCCGCACTGGCTGCCAGTGGAACATGCTGCCCCACGACCTGCCGCCGCGCAGCGCGGTCATGTACTACTACACCGCCTGGCGTAAGGACGGCACCGACCAGGCCATCCATGACCTGCTGCGGTTTCAGGTCCGGGAGAAGGCGGGGCGATTAGCCGACCCGAGCCTGGTGGTGCTCGACACCCAGAGCGTGCGCGCTGCGGCCGGCGTCCCGAAGTCCACGACCGGTCGGGACGCGGCCAAGAAGGTACCGGGTCGTAAGCGTGAGCTGGCCACCGACGTGCTGGGCCTGGTCATCGCGGTGGTGGTCGCGGCAGCCTCGATGCACGACAACGCCATCGGCAACGCGCTGCTGGACCGGGTCACCGCCGCCACCACGCCGGGCAGCGTCCGCACCGCCCTGGTCGATCAGGGCTTCAAGAGCAGCGTGGTGGCCCATGGCGCTACCCGCGGCATCGACGTGCAGATCGTCGAGCGTAACCCCGCCGAGGCCGGGTTCGTCCCTCAGCCAAGCGATGGGTGGTGGAGCAGACCTACGGCACGATGTCCCTGCACCGCCGCCTGGTACGCGACTACGAACACGATCCGGCCAGCTCCGAATCGCGCGTGTACTGGGCGATGA
- a CDS encoding MerR family transcriptional regulator, with protein sequence MTDGVTIGQAAAFAGVTVKAIRHYHQHRLIDEPARDSSGYRRYGSADLLRLVQIRTLAGAGVPLAEIGSILDADPDRFATALVDAERHLTDRIDDLIARRETLRRLATGDRALLPERALALLDRAADVGLTPDDVRMAREGLVLIKALVPEGFNDYLGRIERALNDPRYLSLIKRMWRAAEWESDDPRIDELATAIAGHFLAHPALLPIPAGLQARTDSAIRYSLLTHHGHEQKPAWTRLTALIEARLRSAGIDIADQTPLH encoded by the coding sequence ATGACGGACGGCGTCACGATCGGCCAGGCGGCGGCCTTCGCCGGCGTCACGGTGAAGGCCATCCGGCACTACCACCAGCACAGGTTGATCGACGAACCCGCGCGCGACAGCTCCGGCTATCGGCGCTACGGATCGGCCGACCTGCTGCGGCTGGTCCAGATCCGGACACTGGCCGGCGCCGGCGTGCCGCTGGCCGAGATCGGGTCGATCCTCGACGCCGATCCCGACCGGTTCGCCACCGCACTCGTCGACGCCGAACGGCACCTCACCGACCGGATCGACGATCTGATCGCGCGGCGTGAGACGCTGCGCCGGCTCGCCACCGGCGACCGGGCCCTGCTGCCCGAACGCGCTCTCGCCCTCCTCGACAGGGCCGCCGATGTCGGCTTGACCCCGGATGACGTGAGGATGGCCCGGGAGGGCCTGGTGCTGATCAAAGCCCTGGTGCCGGAGGGTTTCAATGACTACCTCGGCCGGATCGAGCGCGCCCTCAACGATCCTCGGTACTTGTCGTTGATCAAGCGCATGTGGCGTGCCGCCGAGTGGGAATCGGACGACCCCCGCATCGACGAACTCGCCACGGCCATCGCCGGCCACTTCCTCGCCCATCCCGCGCTGCTGCCCATCCCGGCCGGACTCCAGGCCCGCACCGACAGCGCGATCCGGTACAGCCTGCTCACCCACCACGGACACGAGCAGAAACCGGCCTGGACCAGGCTGACCGCGCTGATCGAAGCGCGCCTGCGCTCGGCCGGTATCGACATCGCGGACCAGACTCCCCTTCACTGA
- a CDS encoding alpha/beta fold hydrolase: MSNINSSWSGMVPVDDTALAVTDTGGPGRPVIYLNGQFASQAYWRQVIVELGSDYRHITYDMRARGRSKRSAAAASFETHVRDVDAVLAARGVDRPLVVGWSYGAAVAVHWAARNPDRALGVVPVDGAYPHDYPDAPPEQVRQFWRRMRLLLPLLSRLGMAARMPAEQHAQSNIELIEISAALGPILDGVTVPVRYVVATGANLGGGHDEMESARATLTPVLARNPNIKVSAKVASNHSKIVRKDFRAIADAVRELAVAPRSRGRQSR; encoded by the coding sequence GTGAGCAACATCAACTCCTCCTGGAGCGGCATGGTGCCGGTCGACGACACCGCACTGGCCGTGACCGACACCGGTGGGCCCGGCCGCCCCGTGATCTACCTTAATGGCCAGTTCGCCAGTCAGGCGTACTGGCGGCAGGTCATCGTCGAACTCGGCAGTGACTACCGGCACATCACCTACGACATGCGGGCCCGCGGCCGATCGAAGCGTTCGGCCGCGGCCGCTTCGTTCGAGACGCACGTCCGTGACGTCGACGCCGTCCTCGCGGCCAGGGGCGTGGACCGGCCGCTTGTGGTCGGCTGGTCCTACGGCGCGGCGGTCGCGGTGCACTGGGCCGCCCGCAATCCGGACCGCGCCCTGGGCGTGGTGCCCGTGGACGGCGCCTACCCGCACGACTATCCCGACGCACCCCCGGAACAGGTCCGGCAGTTCTGGCGCCGGATGCGCTTGCTGCTGCCACTGCTCTCCAGGCTGGGCATGGCCGCGAGGATGCCCGCCGAGCAGCATGCCCAGAGCAACATCGAGCTCATCGAGATCAGCGCCGCCCTCGGCCCGATCCTGGACGGTGTGACGGTTCCGGTCCGGTACGTGGTCGCCACGGGTGCCAACCTCGGGGGCGGCCATGATGAAATGGAAAGCGCGCGCGCCACCCTCACCCCGGTGCTCGCTCGCAACCCGAACATCAAGGTGAGTGCGAAGGTCGCCAGCAACCACAGCAAGATCGTGCGCAAGGACTTCCGCGCGATCGCGGACGCGGTTCGCGAGCTGGCCGTCGCCCCACGATCACGAGGTCGGCAGAGCAGATGA
- a CDS encoding helix-turn-helix domain-containing protein produces MIADRRQHDGRPGLRPCARGRVGDRRPRLTPEQAALAQELYDARVKTVQQIADLLGVPRSTVYGH; encoded by the coding sequence GTGATTGCTGATCGTCGCCAACACGATGGACGGCCTGGCCTCCGCCCGTGCGCGCGCGGACGGGTCGGGGACCGTCGCCCCCGCCTCACGCCCGAGCAGGCAGCGCTGGCCCAAGAGCTGTACGACGCGCGAGTCAAGACCGTCCAGCAGATCGCCGACCTGCTTGGTGTGCCGCGCTCGACGGTGTACGGGCACTGA